A window of the Eretmochelys imbricata isolate rEreImb1 chromosome 7, rEreImb1.hap1, whole genome shotgun sequence genome harbors these coding sequences:
- the GNAT1 gene encoding guanine nucleotide-binding protein G(t) subunit alpha-1, giving the protein MGAGASAEEKHSRELEKKLKEDAEKDARTVKLLLLGAGESGKSTIVKQMKIIHQDGYSLEECLEFISIIYSNTLQSMLAIVRAMGTLSIQYGDSARQDDARKLLHLADTIEEGTMPKEMSDIIARLWKDTGIQACFERASEYQLNDSAGYYLSDVARLVAPGYVPTEQDVLRSRVKTTGIIETQFSFKDLNFRMFDVGGQRSERKKWIHCFEGVTCIIFIAALSAYDMVLVEDDEVNRMHESLHLFNSICNHRYFAITSIVLFLNKKDVFLEKIRKAHLSICFPDYDGPNTFEDAGTYIKVQFLELNMRRDVKEIYSHLTCATDTENVKFVFDAVTDIIIKENLKDCGLF; this is encoded by the exons CCCGTGAGCTGGAGAAGAAGCTCAAGGAAGATGCGGAGAAGGATGCCAGGACGGTCAAGCTGCTGCTTTTGG GAGCTGGCGAATCCGGGAAGAGCACAATTGTAAAACAAATGAA GATCATCCACCAGGATGGATACTCCCTGGAAGAGTGCCTGGAGTTCATCTCCATCATCTACAGCAACACCCTGCAGTCCATGCTGGCCATCGTGCGGGCCATGGGCACGCTGAGCATCCAGTACGGGGACTCGGCCCGGCAG GACGATGCCCGTAAGCTGCTGCACTTGGCTGACACCATTGAAGAGGGCACCATGCCCAAGGAGATGTCTGACATCATTGCCCGCCTCTGGAAGGACACGGGCATCCAGGCCTGCTTCGAGCGCGCCTCGGAGTACCAGCTGAACGACTCGGCCGGCTA CTACCTGAGTGATGTGGCGCGCCTGGTGGCACCCGGATACGTCCCCACAGAGCAGGATGTGCTGCGCTCCAGGGTCAAGACCACCGGCATCATTGAGACCCAGTTCTCCTTCAAGGACCTCAACTTCAG GATGTTCGACGTAGGCGGCCAGCGCTCTGAGCGGAAGAAGTGGATTCACTGCTTCGAAGGGGTCACCTGCATCATCTTCATCGCCGCCCTCAGTGCCTACGACATGGTCCTGGTGGAGGACGACGAAGTG aACCGGATGCACGAGAGCTTGCATCTCTTCAACAGCATCTGCAACCACCGCTACTTTGCCATCACCTCCATCGTCCTCTTCCTCAACAAGAAGGATGTCTTCCTGGAGAAGATCAGGAAGGCCCACCTCAGCATCTGCTTCCCTGATTACGACG GACCCAACACGTTCGAGGACGCAGGCACCTACATCAAGGTCCAGTTCCTGGAGCTCAACATGCGCCGGGATGTAAAGGAGATCTACTCACACCTGACCTGTGCCACCGACACTGAGAACGTCAAGTTCGTCTTCGACGCCGTCACTGACATCATCATCAAAGAGAACCTCAAAGACTGTGGCCTCTTCTGA